Proteins encoded within one genomic window of Pygocentrus nattereri isolate fPygNat1 chromosome 7, fPygNat1.pri, whole genome shotgun sequence:
- the LOC108411142 gene encoding C5a anaphylatoxin chemotactic receptor 1, protein MSEYDYVLDFNETGCRENCTLVTVPPGLSEIGHRHWIVLTCYIIVFLMGVPGNGLVVWVTAFRMPRSVNALWFLNLAIADLLCCLSLPLIMVPLAQDKHWPFGLVACKLVHGLLYMLMYCSVLLLVLISVDRWLLVSRPTWCQNWRSPRYAIWVCFVVWMLALVISIPQFSEMVEKRFGSKIICEGTYDTMLEAWSITVFRFLVGFLVPFVVICISHWMVFQRASQSPGKRQNPRAARTLRVILAVVLSFFLCWLPLHIMDFLQVVGQNNKVIKHDMLLVRMLALCLAYFNSCLNPLLYVCLGRGFRESLTKSLRSVLHFASEEPPQGLSMTGNTKSTTDSSYFVTGNRVH, encoded by the coding sequence ATGTCAGAGTATGATTATGTGCTGGATTTCAACGAAACAGGGTGCAGGGAAAACTGCACACTTGTGACAGTCCCTCCAGGTCTGTCTGAGATTGGCCATCGCCACTGGATCGTCTTGACCTGCTATATCATTGTGTTCCTGATGGGCGTCCCAGGAAACGGCCTGGTAGTCTGGGTGACGGCGTTCCGGATGCCACGTTCAGTCAATGCCTTGTGGTTCCTGAACCTGGCCATAGCTGACCTGCTGTGCTGCCTGTCCCTGCCTTTGATCATGGTGCCACTGGCCCAGGATAAGCACTGGCCCTTTGGCCTTGTGGCCTGTAAACTGGTGCACGGCCTGCTCTACATGCTCATGTACTGCAGCGTGCTGCTGCTTGTGCTCATCAGTGTGGATCGCTGGCTGCTGGTGTCCCGGCCCACTTGGTGCCAGAACTGGAGAAGTCCACGCTATGCTATCTGGGTCTGCTTTGTCGTCTGGATGCTAGCTCTTGTTATTAGCATTCCCCAGTTCAGCGAAATGGTGGAGAAGAGGTTTGGATCGAAGATAATATGTGAAGGCACATATGACACCATGCTTGAAGCTTGGAGCATCACAGTTTTCCGCTTTCTGGTGGGTTTCTTAGTGCCCTTCGTGGTCATTTGCATAAGTCATTGGATGGTCTTTCAGAGGGCAAGCCAAAGTCCAGGGAAGAGGCAGAACCCGAGGGCAGCGCGGACTCTGCGTGTCATCCTTGCCGTGGTGCTGAGCTTCTTCCTGTGCTGGCTTCCGTTGCACATCATGGATTTCCTTCAGGTGGTTGGGCAAAATAATAAGGTGATAAAACATGACATGCTCCTGGTCCGTATGTTGGCTCTCTGCCTGGCCTACTTCAACAGCTGCCTCAACCCACTGCTCTATGTGTGCCTGGGCCGTGGCTTCAGAGAGAGCCTGACAAAGTCATTGAGGAGCGTGCTCCACTTTGCCTCTGAGGAACCCCCACAGGGTCTCAGCATGACAGGCAACACCAAGAGCACCACTGACAGCAGCTATTTTGTAACAGGAAACAGGGTTCACTAA